CAGACAGACTGAGCGAAGTGTCCAGTGAATCTGCGCCGATGATCATGGTGAGAAATTCCGTCTGTATGAGTTTGAAAATGAAAATGGAACCAATGAGCGCCAGGAACGTGAGCAGGATGGTCTCCACAACAAACTGCGCCCGGATCTGATTTTTTTCGGCACCCACTACCTTTCTGATGCCTATTTCTTTTGCTCGTCTGAGTGCTCGGGCGACGGAGAGGTTGGTATAGTTGAAAATGGCTGGCATAAGAATGAGCAGCCCCAGCGCCATGAAGAAAATCATGGTGGGCAGGTCCCAACCTACTCCCAATCCGTTGCTGATGCTCCAGGAAGGAATAATGCGTGCGAGTTTGGTCGATTCCAGGATAATGCTCCGATCGGGGTTGAACTCTGAGGCCCTAGCACTCACCTGTGCAAGGGCGTCACTCAGCGCTTCGGGTGAAGTATTGGGTTTTAGTAGGAGGTAGACATAATTATTTCGATAGGTTTTCCAGTCAGACTGCAGGTTCGTTCCTGCATGTAGTATTTCATAAGTCTGATGGGAGGTGAGTACCTGAAAGTAGAAATGGGTTTGCTTCAGGTCTGCCATCACTCCGGTGACCCGGTAAGTTCCTGTCGCTGTTTCAAGGGTCTTGCCCATGGGATTGACATCCCGAAAAAGCGTTTCGGCCACTGATTTGGTCAAAACGATGCTGAAAGGTTCTGCCAGTGCGGTTGCGGGATTACCGCTGATCAGCGGGAAGCTGAACGTCTCGAAAAAGGAAGAACCCGCAAAGTACCCATGGAAAGACATGAGGTTACCCTGATGGTGGATTTCGGGATTGAATCCACTTTTTATCTTGATGACCTGCTCAATAAAGGGATACTTTTCACCCATATAATCACCTACGGCATTGAACGTGGAGGCATACAGGTCCTTTTGATTGCGGTCAGCTATTCGGGTGTTGACCTGGAAAATGCGATCCTTCTGAGTGTGAAACTCATCGAATCGAAAAATGGACACAAACATGGAAAGTGCCAGAAGGCATATAGACATGCCGAGGGCCAGTCCCACGATGTTGATGACCGTGAAGAGCTTTTGTTTCTGAAAGTTTCTGATGGCTATTTTGAAATAATTCTGGAGCATGGCCATGGAGTTATTGGGGTAGTAGGTGGAGTAGGAGGCTGCGCGCTTGCGCTTTCTGAGGGCATATGAAAACAGGAGTGAGCAGACCTGTAGGCTGTAGATCCATTGTGACCTGCGTCTTCCTTTGGTCTGCAGATTGTAGACAAACTGCTCATCCAGATCGCCGAGGAGATCTTCTGTATCGGCCGATCCGGCCCACCATTGGAAGATCCTTTGGGCAAGCCGTGGGGGGGAGGGTGTGCGTGATTTCTTCATATCGACAGGTTCACTTTGGCGTTGGCCCAGAGTTCGTCGCGGAGTGCTTTCATGTCATTCAGGCTGGCAATTCCACTATTGGTTAGCTCAAAATAGCGCTTTCTGCGCCCCCCACGTTCCCTGGTGGGTTCGCCGAGATGGGAGGTGATGTAGCCTTTTTCTTCCAGACGGGTCAGGGTGGAGTGCATTCCGCCCATGCTCAGGTTGCGTCCCGCTCGTTCGTTGATGTCCCTGATCAGGGCCAGTCCGTAAGCATCGCTGCCCAGATTGGCTATGGTGAGTAAAACAAGCTCTTCGAATTCGCCCAGGTATCCTTTCATGGTATCTTTCTATTTGTGAGATAATATAGGGATACGGCGGGAGGGTGCTATATGTTTCTGTTTTTGAGATTAAATATTTTAATTCTTTGTTGTTGTGAGTCAGACTTTGGACAAATCAGCGGGAAATGGATGTTCTGAGCAAACAATTTACGAAATTGTATCTTTCACAGATAAGGGATTTTTAATCACCTAAAATAAACCACGATATGAAATTTACACGAAATGCCAGTGCCAACTGGAAAGGAACAGGTAAGGACGGGAAAGGAACTATTTCCACCGAAAGCACCACTTTGAAGGATACTCAGTATTCTTTCAAGACAAGATTTGAAGATGGGGTGGGAACCAACCCCGAAGAGCTGATAGGAGCGGCGCATGCCGGATGCTTCACTATGCAGTTGAGCTTTCTGCTCAGTGAGGCCGGGTTTCCTCCGGACGATCTGGACACGGCAGCCAAAATCACCTTTGAGGATGGCGCCATTACCATGAGCCACCTGGAGCTGAAAGGCAAAGTGGCCAAGATTTCGGCCGCTCAGTTTCAGGAGATAGCCGAAAAGGCCAAGGAGATTTGCCCGATTTCCAAGCTACTCAATACCAAAATCACCCTTTCGGCTACTTTGATGTGAGCAGGAAGAGAAGCTGAGACTAAAAAGCGCATGTACATGCGCTTTTTTAGTTTTGGGTCAAACTTTTGACATTTCCGGACTAGCCTGTAGGCTCAGTACTTTACTGGCCTGCACGAGGTGTCTCTGGTTGTGATAGATCACCACCCGGAAGGTGTCACCAAGCCTGAGTGTGATCAGTTTGGAAATGCTGATGGAGGTCTTGGTCTTATTGAGGCTGACACTCCGTGACTTATTCAGTAGCACCAGCAGCTCTTTCTGTTGAGCGATGAACCGATCGATAGTGTCCATGGAGAGGTCACTCCCATTGGGGTTTTTATCGTCGAAGGTTTTCATCTTGTTCAGCTTTTCCTTGGGGAGCATGCTCTTGGCAAAATAGTCGCCCAGCAGGCCTGCTGAAAAGTAGGGTTCTGCCGGTTTCTGACTTTCGCGAATCCGACGGGCAATTTCCGGTAGGTAAAAGTCACCATAGAGGTTGAGGTGCTCAATGCACTCCAGCACACTCCAGCGCTCAGGCGCTGGCTTCCAGTTGAGCAGATCTATGGGCTCCTGCTTCAGGTTTTCTGTAGCGTTGAGCGTTTGTCTGGTTCGCTCTATTAGGTCCTGTATGAGGTCTTCTGACGGGGTCTTCATTTTGTTTTTTTTACAAAATTGGGCAAGATAACCTCCCCAAATATTGATCGAAATCAAGGCTTTTGGTCTTTTGCTATTGATTTCCGTTTTCTCACATCATTTCAGTAAATTGATCTAACGTAAAATCCTGGCTTATGAACAATCCTGTCCACTGGTTCGAAATCCCTGTCACAGACATGGATCGTGCCCAAAAGTTTTATGAAACCGTCCTTGATCAAAAGCTGGATGTCAGAGATTTCGGCAATTTTGTGATGGCCTGGTTTTCGTCAAATCCCACTCAGCCCGGTTCTGGAGGTACCCTCATCAAGGCAGAATCTTATGTGCCCTCGCATGAGGGCTCGTTGATCTATTTTGGAGTGGCCGAGATCGATGACGTGCTGCCCAGGGTAGAGCCAGCTGGTGGTAAAGTGCTCAACCCCAAGACGAGCATAGGGGAGTATGGGCATGTGGCCCACTTTGAGGATACAGAAGGCAATCGGGTGGCGTTTCATCAACCCCCGGCAGGGATGTGAGGCGCATCAGAGCCTGGTGCCTTGTACGAGTACCGACGCTTTGATGGATTGCTCCTTCAGGTGGAGAAACTTCTTTCGCTCTTCGTCCTGCGCGAAATTTTTAAAATCCTGCTCTGAGTCAAACTCTACCAGGTGAATTTCATAAGGCTTGTCTATGTGCCGCTCTATGATGGCCTGATCGTCCGGCCTCACCCTGAGGAGGAGCCGACCATTGTATTTGAGGATGGTAGGGATGGCAATGCTTTCAAACTGATCGAAAACGGCCTCCTGGCCTTCGATGACGTAGATAAGTTGGGTAATGAAGATCATAGGTTCGATAAGGATTGGTTACAAATAGAAGGGTTTTGGTACACATGGCAAAGTATCATCTTTGGAATAGATCCGGGTTCAACTTTTACCTTTGACACCCCTGACTCATAAACTCACATGATCAAAATTGAATTTGATTAATTAGTGTGACTACAAACAGGGTAAGAAGAAACCAACCCAGGAAACCCTCGATGATACAAGCATACTTTGCAAGGCCATGGGTTGGTATTTGACCGAAACCAAGGGTAATGAATGAGTTTAGACTTAATGTCAGCCCATTAATAAGACTCAATAAGATTGCCCACGAAAGAACAAAAAACGGTTTTACATACACTCCATCCCTGGCTATCAGCTCTTTGAATTTCAGTATCATCGATGCTTTGGATTCTTTATCCCAGTCAGATGGGAAAAAGAAATAGAAAACCCCGAAGATCAGAATGATCAAAAGTGAAATCATTACAGACTTTGCCGGGTCGGTACCATGTCTGGTATAAAACCCCATCAATCGGTTTAGTTTCCACTTGAAATAATTGCTAAATGTCCGTTGGTTCAAATATTGATTTCTGAGCCACCTTCCTTCAATTTCTTTCATTTCATAATTGATGCCATTCGCGTATCGAATGTTCCCAAATTGTTTACTCGATAGATACAGGGAATAATAATTTCGTATCAAGTCGTCGTAAAGGGGAAGATAATCGAGTTCAAGTTTGGATTGAGCTTCATAAAATGCACGCGGGACCTGGTAATTCGACTGATTCTTTAGCAGAATTTGATCCTCATCTGTCAATTTAAACTGCTCCACGTCTCTCTTTGTGGTTTGTAAAATCCGGAAACCCTTCAGATCATCCCATTCAATGAGGTTATACGTTTCAGAAAAAGTCATATATCCGAAACTAATGCGATTGATACTGTTTTGGAAAAGCATCAATTGATTTGTAATAGTCGCTCGATCAAAATCAAGGGTTGATTGAAATGTATTATCCTGAATCATCAGTTTCCCCATCTCCGCAGAAATCTGAACGGTTTGAAATAAATCCTCAGACTCAAAAGTGTTATTCGAAAGTATAACTTCGCCAATGGGGGCATTAGATCCCAGAAAAAACTGATTTCTAAAGGGAGTAGGTTTCCTAAAAAGGTCACTGTTTTTCTCACTCTCTAAAACAATCTGTGTTGCTATGTTTCTTAGAATATTTCTTCTAAAACTAACCATAGTTAACTCCCGATTGTTGATATGCACTGATGATCGAAATTCCGAATCATATAGATTCAAACTGTGCAAGCTGTTGCCAGAGATTTCCAGATATCCACCAAAATAGCTTCCTCCTGTATCGATGTAGCCAATTTCACAACCCACAAAAAGCAGGCTATCGACCGTCCTAATACTATCCGTACTCAGTTGATTGATTTGGCAATTGACAAAGGCTGTAAACTTTCTTAACGTATCTATCTGTTCAAAAAAATGATCCACATGATCATCGAGAATTTTATTTTCAATAACTACTCGACCTTTTGTTGACTGATAAAGAGTCATCAGTTCGGAGGTACTCATGGGAGTTCGGTCTTGAGCGGATGAGCTTATTGAAATACTCAACAGCGATAAGAAGAGGATCAAGGGGCGCGCTTTCAATGATGCTAAAGGGTGGTTGGTTTAAGTAAATTCAAAAATTTAATGACCAGGCATCTGACTGAGGTACGCTGTTGCGCCCACCAGTCACAGGTCTTCCGAATCTACGAGAATAACCATTCTCAGTCAAGTATTATTTTCGGTGGGGCTGGCCTGTCACTTACTCACTGGCTGTTGCCTCAGTTGTGCAGTTTTTCTTTGCTGGTATTTTCTTCTGTTTCTGATCACTTTGTATTTCAATCCATCGAAAAACAGGCTGACGATCAAAATCACCGCTCCGAAAATAAGCGTATCGAGCCCCAGGCCCATCCTTGAGTAGAGATAGCCCCCGATCAAGCCGCCCAGGAAGAAAAACGAGATGATGTAAACCCGCAATTTCATCGTTGATTTGATTTTTTCCCGATTAGGGTAAGACTTAGGAAAAAAGAGCTGCGACAGCTCAATGCCCAGATCGGTAAAGAGCCCCGTCAGGTGGGTGGTTCGTACCACAGCGCTGGAGATCTTCGTGACAAAGGAGTTTTGTACCCCCATGGCCAAGAGCATCGCACAAATCACCAGGTCTGGATATTTGATTTCAGAAAGGTGACTGAAGACCGGGATCAAAATCAGGATCAGGAATTCGATGATGGTGGGTAATACAAAGACGTTTAACTTTTTGCTACTATTGAACTGCTCAATCAGAAAACTGGATAAAAACGATCCGAAGAGGAAGACGAAAATATAGAGGAAATAGATCGTCCCTCTCCAAAAATCAAAATGGGCCACATCATTGATGAACAGCGCAAAATGCCCGGTGACATTGGTGGTCAGTTGGTTGAAGGACAGAAAGCCAGTGACGTTGACGATCCCGGCCACAAAAGACAAAACTGAAGCAATCCGCAGGTTTTGCTTTAACGTCCTGCTCTTTCCCTGATGCCTAAACATGCTGCTCCTTCATGGTTTGATGTTTCAAAAACCGGATACCTCCGGATGGATGCGCAAATTTACACCCTCTCCATGAATACTATTCCTCCAATGACCACTATCGCAGGTCAAAACATAAGGTATTTTTTAGTCCGTGTTACTCAAAAAGTCCACGGTTTTGATTTTGTCCAATTGGCGGTTATTCACGGAAGGGGGCAGGCTTCTGAGCGCAGCATTTCGCAGGCCGATCAAAAGCCCGTTTTCCAGCTGCGCTGCTTTGCCCAGTCGCCAGCTGGTATCTACGATCCACCGGGTACGGCGGAGGCGGCGCTTTTCGAATAGCCGGAAGGCTTCCTCAGTGTCCGTAATCTTTTCTACACATTGGCCCAGCACCACGGCATCCTCTATGGCCTGACAAGCACCCTGGCCCATGTTGGGGGTGGTGGCATGGGCGGCATCTCCGATGAGGACGGTTCGCCCAAAGGCAAACTGACTCAGAGGTTTGAGGTCTATGATGTCGTTGTGGATCAACTGATGGTCTTCTGTTGCCGCCAATACCTGTGGGATGGGTGCATGATATTGATCGAACTGGCTGGATAGCTCCTTCACTCCATAGTGCTTCAGGTCTCCTTTTTTGGCATTGATACAAATAAACCAATACAGTAGGTTGTCGGGTAGGGGCACCAGCCCGATCCGCCCTTTGGGTCCCCAGGTTTCTGAGCTTTGGCTTATTTTCAGGGTGCTGTTGTCGATGACAGCCCGCCAGCAGGTGTAGCCTGAGTAGCGGGGCACGGAGGCTGGCAATAGGGTTTGCCTCACGACAGAGTGAATGCCATCCGCCACGATCAGGTAGTTGGTGATGTGTGTACTGCCATCGTCGAAAGTGAGGCTGACAGAGAAGTCCTCTGCCTGGTATTTCACCACCCTTTTGCCGAGGTGAATCTGAGCAGGGTCCAGCCTGGAGAGCAGCAGTTCATGGAGGTTGGCGCGGTGAATGGTAAAGCTCCCGATGGTGTCATTGGGATCAAACTGTGTATGAGAGATGCGCTTGCCCAGGTGGTCATAGAGCGCAAATGAAGGCAGGCTTCTTCCGATCTGTACCACATCGTCATAGATTCCAAGTTCTTTAAAGGCCAGCATGGCATTGGCGCCCAGCCCTAGTCCGGCACCCACGGGCTCCAGCTTCGGACTGGCTTCAAACACTTCGGCACGAATGCCGCGGTTTTGTAAGGCCAGGGCTGTGCATAGACCAGCGATCCCGCCCCCAATGATTGTCATGGTGAGATGTTTCATAGTGGCGACAAAGTTGTGATGCTCAGAATGAAGTCCCTTTTACATATGTTAAAAAAGACTACTGGACGCCAGCACGAATCCTGCTGATGCTCACCTGAGTGGTGCCGAGGTAGGAGGCAATGTAGTGGAGCGGGCAGCGGTTCATAATGCCGGGATACTTTTTTTCCATGAGCTCATAGCGCTCCTTCATGGAGTAAAACCGCAAACTTTCGATGCGTTCCTGCTCCTGGATCATTGCAAAGTTGGTCATTCGTCTGGCGATGTGCTCGATCACGTGGTACTCGGCACAGAGCTTTTCAAAGTCTGCAGCAGCAAAGTGGTAAATGTCTGATTCTTCGATCAGGTGAATGCCTTTTTGGCTGGGAAGACCCGTAAAAAGACTGGGTACAGCCCCGATAAACTGCCCATCCGTAGCGAAGTAGTCGGTGACGTCCCTGCCATCATGAAAATAGAAAGCCCTGGCCAGCCCTTTGTGGATGAAAAACATAGACTGAGCCTTTTTCCCGATTTCAAGCAGTGCGGTATTTTTTGGAAAAATGTTGTGGGCAATTATTTGCTCCAGTCGGGTTTGAATCTCAGTATTCAGCGGCGCTATGGCATTGAAGATGCCGACAATCGGGTGGGTGGACATGGTGCGAATAATTTGCTCACAAGATAAGAATTCAATTCTGATAGTCCATGAGGTCATGTGAGTCTACATGGCCAGATTCACAAGGGAGATACAAGGGTCAAAATAGGCGATGGGTCAGTTGCTATGTATTAGAAAGTGAGGTCAGTAATTCGCCAGATGCACACCACGTGCAAACTAAGCCAAACGGCATAA
This Marinoscillum sp. 108 DNA region includes the following protein-coding sequences:
- a CDS encoding ABC transporter permease — translated: MKKSRTPSPPRLAQRIFQWWAGSADTEDLLGDLDEQFVYNLQTKGRRRSQWIYSLQVCSLLFSYALRKRKRAASYSTYYPNNSMAMLQNYFKIAIRNFQKQKLFTVINIVGLALGMSICLLALSMFVSIFRFDEFHTQKDRIFQVNTRIADRNQKDLYASTFNAVGDYMGEKYPFIEQVIKIKSGFNPEIHHQGNLMSFHGYFAGSSFFETFSFPLISGNPATALAEPFSIVLTKSVAETLFRDVNPMGKTLETATGTYRVTGVMADLKQTHFYFQVLTSHQTYEILHAGTNLQSDWKTYRNNYVYLLLKPNTSPEALSDALAQVSARASEFNPDRSIILESTKLARIIPSWSISNGLGVGWDLPTMIFFMALGLLILMPAIFNYTNLSVARALRRAKEIGIRKVVGAEKNQIRAQFVVETILLTFLALIGSIFIFKLIQTEFLTMIIGADSLDTSLSLSVLAVFILFSLIIGIVAGIFPAMYFSRLNPIHTIKGEIKSRSGGVSGIRKGLFVFQFFVSLVFIIGVGAITKQYAYVLNYNHGFQSDNILAVPFQNIDKQVVINEFKTHPDVKAVTAASNLPGLPLPIMVDITPNEIDTLTVHQVFIGEDFIENMGMTLTWGESGNQQRSTRNEELVLVNEQFLRSMAVFGAQQDSLVFSLGDGTRCRIVGVLKDFNFEPLNELIQPLVFLYSLAESNFALLTVHSKDIKKTINDLDAIWTGIDQKVSFEASFLDDKIEQAYYFLVIQIKIFGFLSALAIVISCLGLLGMVSYTTENRTKEIAIRKIMGASNNSLYYTLTKDFVKLILIAAVIAIPFSYFFYDMVLLRVFLSYSDGLGLPEMVLSIAFLFLVGFAAIYWQTFRVTRENPASNLRHE
- a CDS encoding PadR family transcriptional regulator: MKGYLGEFEELVLLTIANLGSDAYGLALIRDINERAGRNLSMGGMHSTLTRLEEKGYITSHLGEPTRERGGRRKRYFELTNSGIASLNDMKALRDELWANAKVNLSI
- a CDS encoding OsmC family protein, with translation MKFTRNASANWKGTGKDGKGTISTESTTLKDTQYSFKTRFEDGVGTNPEELIGAAHAGCFTMQLSFLLSEAGFPPDDLDTAAKITFEDGAITMSHLELKGKVAKISAAQFQEIAEKAKEICPISKLLNTKITLSATLM
- a CDS encoding DinB family protein, translating into MKTPSEDLIQDLIERTRQTLNATENLKQEPIDLLNWKPAPERWSVLECIEHLNLYGDFYLPEIARRIRESQKPAEPYFSAGLLGDYFAKSMLPKEKLNKMKTFDDKNPNGSDLSMDTIDRFIAQQKELLVLLNKSRSVSLNKTKTSISISKLITLRLGDTFRVVIYHNQRHLVQASKVLSLQASPEMSKV
- a CDS encoding VOC family protein, encoding MNNPVHWFEIPVTDMDRAQKFYETVLDQKLDVRDFGNFVMAWFSSNPTQPGSGGTLIKAESYVPSHEGSLIYFGVAEIDDVLPRVEPAGGKVLNPKTSIGEYGHVAHFEDTEGNRVAFHQPPAGM
- a CDS encoding DUF1330 domain-containing protein, with translation MIFITQLIYVIEGQEAVFDQFESIAIPTILKYNGRLLLRVRPDDQAIIERHIDKPYEIHLVEFDSEQDFKNFAQDEERKKFLHLKEQSIKASVLVQGTRL
- a CDS encoding YoaK family protein; protein product: MFRHQGKSRTLKQNLRIASVLSFVAGIVNVTGFLSFNQLTTNVTGHFALFINDVAHFDFWRGTIYFLYIFVFLFGSFLSSFLIEQFNSSKKLNVFVLPTIIEFLILILIPVFSHLSEIKYPDLVICAMLLAMGVQNSFVTKISSAVVRTTHLTGLFTDLGIELSQLFFPKSYPNREKIKSTMKLRVYIISFFFLGGLIGGYLYSRMGLGLDTLIFGAVILIVSLFFDGLKYKVIRNRRKYQQRKTAQLRQQPVSK
- a CDS encoding FAD-dependent monooxygenase; the protein is MKHLTMTIIGGGIAGLCTALALQNRGIRAEVFEASPKLEPVGAGLGLGANAMLAFKELGIYDDVVQIGRSLPSFALYDHLGKRISHTQFDPNDTIGSFTIHRANLHELLLSRLDPAQIHLGKRVVKYQAEDFSVSLTFDDGSTHITNYLIVADGIHSVVRQTLLPASVPRYSGYTCWRAVIDNSTLKISQSSETWGPKGRIGLVPLPDNLLYWFICINAKKGDLKHYGVKELSSQFDQYHAPIPQVLAATEDHQLIHNDIIDLKPLSQFAFGRTVLIGDAAHATTPNMGQGACQAIEDAVVLGQCVEKITDTEEAFRLFEKRRLRRTRWIVDTSWRLGKAAQLENGLLIGLRNAALRSLPPSVNNRQLDKIKTVDFLSNTD
- a CDS encoding Crp/Fnr family transcriptional regulator, with the translated sequence MSTHPIVGIFNAIAPLNTEIQTRLEQIIAHNIFPKNTALLEIGKKAQSMFFIHKGLARAFYFHDGRDVTDYFATDGQFIGAVPSLFTGLPSQKGIHLIEESDIYHFAAADFEKLCAEYHVIEHIARRMTNFAMIQEQERIESLRFYSMKERYELMEKKYPGIMNRCPLHYIASYLGTTQVSISRIRAGVQ